The genomic window AATAATGCAGCGGCTCCGATTATAAATAGAAATATTTATGGTCATTTTGCTGAACATTTAGGACGCTGCATTTATGGTGGATTTTTTGTGGGAGATACTTCAAAAATTCCCAATACAAACGGAGTTCGAAATGATATTATAAAGGCATTAAAAGATTTGAAAATTCCAAACTTAAGATGGCCTGGCGGTTGTTTTGCAGATACGTACCACTGGAAAGACGGGATTGGTCCAAAAGAACAGCGTCCGACAATTGTAAATCAATGGTGGGGAGGTGTAACAGAGGACAATAGTTTTGGCACACATGATTTTTTGAATATGTGTGAACTATTGGGAGCAGAACCGTATTTATCTGGAAATGTCGGCAGCGGCACAGTTCAGGAATTAGCAGACTGGGTTCAGTATACCAATTTTGGAGGAAAAAGTCCGATGAGTGATCTTCGTAAAAAAAACGGAAGAACAGAACCGTGGAAAGTAAAATACTGGGGAATTGGAAATGAAGCTTGGGGCTGCGGTGGTAATATGACTGCAGATTATTATGCTAATGAGTATCGCAAGTTCGCCACTTTTATGGCAGACTGGAACAATACCGGAGGCATTACGAGAATTGCGTCGGGATCTAATAGTTCTGACTACAATTGGACAGAGGTTTTGATGAAAAACATTCCACTGAATATGCTTGGCGGCGTTGGCGTTCATCATTACGCGGTAATCGACTGGGCTAAAAAAGGAGCAGATATTGATTTTACAGAGAAAGAATATTTCCAGACCATGCAGTCTGCCTTAAAAATGGAAGAGTTAGTAACCAAACACGCTGCCATAATGGACAAATATGATCCTGAGAAAAAAGTGGCTATGATAGTCGATGAATGGGGAGGCTGGTATGAAGTTCAAAAAGGAACCAATCCAGGTTTTTTATATCAGCAAAATACGATGCGAGATGCTGTTTTGGCAGGAGCAACTTTAAATATTTTCAATAATCATGCAGATAGGGTTCGTATGGCCAACTTGGCACAATGCGTTAATGTGCTTCAAGCTGTAATCTTAACCGACAAGGCGAAAATGATTACGACACCGACTTATCATGTAATGAAAATGTACAGCGTTCATCAGGATGCAAAATTACTTCCGATTGATTTTAAATCGCCATCTTATAATTTTAATGGAGAAACAATTCCGGCTGTATCTGCATCTGTATCAAAAGATCAAAACGGATTAGTTCATATTTCGCTGGTAAATGTTGATGCTGTAAATAAGAACAAAATAGAAATTGATGTAAAAGATCTTGGTGTTAAAAATTTTACAGGAACTATAATTACGGCGTCAAAACTACAGGATTATAATTCTTTCGAAAATCCGAACAAAATTATTCCTGTTGCTTTTAAAGGTTTTGAGACTAAAAAAGGAAAGCTTGAAATTACAATTCCGCCTTTTTCAGTATTAGTTTTAGAAGGAAAATAATCTTTAATGAATATAAAAATCTCTTACGAAAGAGGAGATTTTTTATTTAAAGGTGAAATAATCGCAGCAGAATAAATGTATTGTTAACATTTATTTTTTGATTGAAAGCTAAAATGCTGTTTTAATGCATTTATAGCAAAAATTAATTACGCAATTTCAATTAAGTGTTTTTTGTACACTTATAAATTATTTATCTCTATATTTGTCAATATTTTAAAAATAAAATTAGAATGAAAAATTATGTAATAGGATTGGACTACGGAACAGATTCTGTTCGCGCGGTGCTGATTGACACTGAGGATGGACAGGAGCTGGCATCGAATGTTTCTCATTACAAAAGATGGAAAAACAAACAATACTGTGACGCCTCGATAAATCAATTTCGTCAGCATCCTTTGGATCACATTGAAGGATTAGAAATTACAATTCAAAATGTTGTAAAAGAAAGCAAAGTTGATCCGTCATTGGTTCGCGGAATCTGTATCGATACAACAGGATCTTCTCCTGTTCCAGTAACAAAAGGTGGAACTCCATTAGCATTAACAAAAGGTTTTGAAGAAAACCCAAATGCGATGATGGTGTTGTGGAAAGATCACACTGCGATAAATGAAGCAAACGAAATCAACGAACTGGCAGTAAACTGGGGCGGAGAAGACGTTACCAAATACGTTGGAGGAATTTATTCTTCAGAGTGGTTTTGGGCAAAAATCCTTCACATTGCAAGACAAGACGAAGCAGTTCGTAATGCAACGCACACCTGGATGGAGCACTGCGATTTAATGACATATTTATTGATTGAAGATAAAGATTTAAAAACTTTCAAAAGAAGCCGTTGCGCCGCAGGACACAAAGCAATGTGGCACGCAGACTGGAACGGACTTCCGCCAGTTGAATTCTTAGAAAAATTACATCCGTATTTAGCACAGCTTCGCGGTAATTTATATGATGAAACGTATACGTCAGATTTAGCTGCTGGAAATCTAAGCAAAGAATGGGCAGATCGTTTAGGACTTTCTACAGAAACAATTGTTGCTGTCGGAACTTTCGATGCACATTCTGGAGCTGTTGGAGCTAAAATTGAAGAAAATACATTAGTTCGAGTTATGGGAACTTCAACTTGTGATATTCTGGTTGGTTCTTATGATGAAGTGGGAACAAAAACCGTTCGCGGTATCTGCGGACAAGTTGACGGTTCAGTTATTCCAGGCTTTATTGGTTTAGAAGCAGGACAATCTGCTTTTGGCGATTTATTGGCTTGGTACAAAGAATTATTGATGTGGCCGACAGAACATTTATTAGGTTCTTCGTCTCTTTTAAATGATACTCAAAAAGAACAATTAAGAGAGGAATTCAGCGATAAATTAATTGTTGAATTAACGAAAGAAGCAGAGAAAATTCCGGTTTCAGAAAGTCTTCCAATTGCTTTAGACTGGATCAACGGAAGAAGAACTCCAGATGCAAACCAAGAATTAAAAAGTGCGATTTCGAACCTTTCTTTAGGAACAAAAGCACCTCATATTTTTAAAGCTTTAGTAAATGCAATTTGTTTTGGAGCAAAGAAAATTGTAGACCGTTTTGAAGAAGAAGGCGTAAAAATTGACAGCGTAATCGGAATTGGCGGTGTTGCCCGTAAATCGCCTTTTATCATGCAGACTTTGGCTAATGTTTTAAACAAACCAATTAAAATCGCAGCTTCTGATCAGACTCCAGCTTTAGGCGCGGCAATTTATGCAGCAGTTGCAGCCGGAATTTATCCGAACGTAATCGAAGCAAGCCAAAAAATAGGAAGCGATTTTGACGGAGAATATTTCCCTCAGACAGATAAAGTTGAAGCGTATCATAAACTGCTTTTAGCGTATGAACAATTAAGTTCTTTTGCAGATCCAAACATTAAAATTTCTCAAAATGAGTTCTCTTTATAAAGATTTAAAACAAGAATGTTATGAAGCCAATATGCAATTAAATGCATTGAATTTGGTGGTTTACACATTCGGAAACGTAAGCGCTGTCGACAGAGAAAATGGTGTTTTTGCCATTAAACCAAGCGGCGTTCCTTACGAAGATTTAAAACCTGAAGATATTGTAATTGTCGATTTTGATAATAACATAATCGAAGGAACTATGCGTCCGTCATCTGACACCAAAACGCATGCTTATTTGTATAAAAACTGGCCAAATATTGGAGGCGTCGCACATACGCATGCTACTTATTCTGTGGCTTGGGCACAATCGCAGCAGGATATTCCGATTTTTGGAACAACGCATGCCGATCACTTAACGGCTGATATTCCGTGCGCACCGCCAATGGCAGATTCTTTAATTGAAGGAAACTACGAACACAATACTGGAATTCAGATTCTAGATTGTTTCAAAGAAAAAAATCTTTCTTACGAAGAAGTAGAAATGGTTTTAATTGGAAATCATGGTCCGTTTGCCTGGGGGAAAAATGCTGCAAAAGCGGTTTACAACAGTAAAGTTTTAGAAGTTGTTGCCGAAATGGCGTACCTGACTTTGCAAATCAACCCAAACGCCCCAAGATTAAAAGATTCTTTAATAAAGAAACATTACAACCGCAAACACGGAAAAGATTCGTATTACGGACAGTGATAGTTTTGTTTCAGGTTTTCTTTGTTTCAAGTTTCAAGTTGTTGGAACGTGAAACTTGGAACGTGAAACATCAAACAAGCAAAATAAAATAATAACATAACAATAAGATTTTCCGCATTTCAGAACCTGAAACCTGAAACAAAGAAAACTTGAAACAAAATAAAAAAATGATAGACATTTCTCAAAAAGAAGTATGGTTTGTAGTAGGAAGCCAGGAATTATACGGTGAAGAAACACTTAGAAAAGTAGCAGAACATTCACAGATTATTGCAAAAGGATTAGACGCTTCGTCTTCAATTCCGGTAAAAGTGGTTTATAAAGATGTGGTAAAATCGCCTTCGCAGATTTTAGATGTTTGTTTGGCTGCGAATTCAGAAAAAAACTGTATCGGAATTATTGCCTGGATGCATACGTTTTCACCAGCAAAAATGTGGATTGGCGGTTTGAGTATTTTGAAAAAACCATTATGCCACTTGCATACACAATACAATGCTGAAATTCCCTGGGGAAGCATCGACATGGATTTCATGAACTTGAACCAATCGGCGCACGGAGATCGTGAATTTGGTTTTATCATGTCTAGAATGCGCAAAAAGCGTAAAGTGGTTGTTGGACATTGGGAAGACGAAAGAGTTCAGAAAAAATTAGGCATTTGGTCAAGAGTCGTTTTAGGATGGGACGAACTTCAAAACCTAAAAGTAGCTCGTATTGGAGATAATATGCGTGAAGTTGCCGTTACAGAAGGAGATAAAGTAGAAGCTCAAATTCGTTTTGGAGTTTCAGTAAACGGATACGATTCTTCAGATGTAACCAAACATATTGAAAAAGTAACAGAAAAAGAATTAAACGATTTATTAGCCGTTTACGAACAATCATATACTTTAACCGATTCTTTAAAAGAAGGCGGTGCACAAAGAAGTTCTTTGGTTGAAGCAGCAAAAATCGAATTAGGATTGAGAGCTTTCCTTGAAGAAGGAGGATTTGGTGCTTTTACAGATACATTTGAAAATCTTGGAGTTTGGAAACAATTACCAGGAATCGCAACACAAAGATTAATGGCCGATGGTTATGGTTTTGGTGGAGAAGGTGACTGGAAAACGGCTGCAATGGTTAGAGCTTTAAAAGTAATGAATATTGGTTTGGAAGGCGGAACTTCTTTTATGGAAGATTACACCTACCACTTCACGCCTCAAAAATCGTATGTTTTAGGTTCTCACATGTTAGAAATCTGTCCTTCTATCGCTGATGGAAAACCTTCTTGCGAAGTACATCCTTTAGGAATTGGTGGAAAAGAAGATCCAGCCCGTTTGGTATTTAATTCGCCTGCCGGAGATGCAATTAATGTTTCATTAGTAGATATGGGAACTCGTTTCCGATTAATTGTAAACGAAGTGGAAGCTATTAAACCAATGGCTGAATTACCAAAATTACCAGTTGCAAGAGTTTTATGGGACTGTAAACCAAACCTTGATATCGCTGCAACGGCCTGGATTTTAGCTGGCGGTGCGCATCATACCGTTTACAGCCAATCGTTAACAACAGAATATATGGAAGATTTTGCCGATATCGCGGGAATCGAATTATTGGTAATTGATGAAAAAACAACGGTAAGAGACTTTAAAGATAAAATTAATGCCAATGAAGCATACTATCATTTGTTTCAACATGGATTGTAATTTTTGAGGGACAAAGGTTCAAAGGTTCAAAGTGGCAAAGGTTCAGAGGTTTTTATCTTGAGTTTAATTTGCTACTTTTAACTTTTAACATCTAACATTTCACAATAACCACAAAATTATCAAATATGAATGTATTAAAACGTTGCGTTTTCGGTTTAAGTCTTTTGAGTCTGGCTGCAGTTTCTGTTCAATGTAAAAGCGATAAAAAAGCAGATACAGAAAAAGTTGCTTCAGATAAAAAAGATTCGTTTACAATCGAAAAATCATCTTACGGAAAAACGGCTAAAGGAGAACAAGTCGACAGCTATAAACTGAAAAACCAAAACGGGATGGAAGTAGATATCATCACTTTTGGCGGTAGAATTACAGATTTAAAAGTTCCGAATAAAGAAGGAGTTTCTGAAAATGTAGTAATCGGATTCAACTCTTTGGCGCAGTACGAAAAAGAAAATCCATTTTTTGGAGCTTTAATCGGAAGATACGGAAACAGAATTGCTAAAGGTAAATTTTCGCTTGACGGAAAAGAATATCAATTGGCAATTAACAACGCGCCAAATGCTTTACATGGAGGTCCGCAAGGATTTTTCAATGTGGTTTGGAAAGCCGATGCCGTTAAATCTGGAGATACAGCTTCTTTAAAATTGTCTTACTTAAGTAAAGATATGGAGGAAGGTTATCCAGGAAACTTAAAGGTTTTTGTGACTTATACATTGACGAATGACAATCAGTTGGAAGTTTTGTATGAAGCAACAACAGACAAAAAAACGGTTGTTAACTTGACACAACATTCATACTTCAATTTATCTGGAGATTTTACCAAAACAATCTTAGATCACGAATTGACATTAAATGCAGATAAATTAGTTCCGGTTGATGCAGATTTGATTCCGACAGGAAAATTAGAAGATGTGGCTGGTACACCTTTCGATTTCAGAAAACCAAAATTAATCGGAAAAGATATCAATGCTAAAAACGAGCAGTTAGAAAAAGGAAAAGGTTACGATCACTGCTGGGTGCTGAACAATCCTGAAAAAGGAAAAACAATCATTGCAAAAGTATACCATGTTGCAAGCGGAAGAGTTATGGAAATGACAACAGATGAACCGGGAATTCAGTTTTACTCTGGAAATTTCCTTGACGGAACTCTGCCAATGCCAAACGGAGGAACTTTTGCACACAGAACAGGATTATGTTTAGAAACAGAACATTATCCAGATTCTCCAAACCAGAAAAATTTCCCAACAACGGTTTTAAACCCGGGAGAAAATTATAAAACGAAAACAACTTTTAAGTTTTCAGTAAAAAAATAATTTTTAGAATTTGTTAATTAGTTCAATTCTCTAGAAAACCTCGAAAGTTATGCTTTCGAGGTTTTTTTATGATTGAAAGTTCCGCCACGAATTACATGGATTAGCACGAATCTCACAATTTCGACGAAGGAGAAATTTCCATAAAAAAATCTGCGACTTTGCGAGATTAAATAATCACAACTTATAAATCTTAACTTAGCAAAAGAAAACAAAAGTAAGATGAAACATCTATTCAAAGCAGCGCTAAATTGGACTTCAAACAAAAATCAAAAAGAACCAGTTTCAAGATCTACTAAAAGCCATCAAATAAAAATTGAAGGAAAACCAATTTTAAATGTCTCGGCAGCAAAAGCATTCAAAGGTGATCCAGACTTACACAATCCTGAAGATTTATTGTTGAGTAGTTTGGTCTCGTGCCACATGATGTCATATTTGTATGTATGCTCTCAAAATGGAATAGAGGTTCTCGAATATTCAGACAATGCCGAAGCAACGCTCGAAGTAAATCCAGATGGAAGCGGGCGTTTTGTTGAGGTAAAATTAAAACCAAAAATTATTATTGCTAATTCAGACAAAATAGAGTTGGCATTAGAACTTCATAAAAAAGCAAATCAATTATGTTTTATTGCTAATTCCTGTAATTTTCCTGTTTTGCATGAGGCAAGTTGTGAGGTTTAAATTTAAAATCTAAAAAATATATTTTCTTAAATAATGTAGGTATAGTCAGCATTCGAAACCGTTGGAACGCAATATAAAAAGATTAACATTAATTAGCGTTATACTAAAATAATTATAAGTTGTATAAATATTCTGTAATAATACGCTACAAAACAATCAAAACAATCAAAACTTTTTAGTAGTTAAAGATACAAAGGAGGAAATTTAAAGGCCTTATCCGTCATTTCTGAATAACACAGTACTAGATGTTTAATTTTGTTTGAAAAATATCTTTTTGTACCAGTTTTTGTCCATACATGGTCTTTCAATAAGCAGAAAAAATATTGAGGATATTAACATTACTAAAAGTATTAATATAGCCGAATAAATTGAAATATTTATAATAGTATACTTTGAAAACGAATATTTCAAAAGAGGATTACCAAACATACTAATAATAGGGTAATGCAGTAAATAAATTGAGTAACACATACCGCCTATGTTTGTAATTAATTTGAAAGAAAGGAATTTGAAAATTTTATGAAACAGGACATAGTAGTAAAGAAAGAAAATACTAGTCAGCTGAATTAATTCCCAAATAAATCTTTGTGAAGTTGATTTAAAATCTTCATTGTCAAAAAGCCATATGATTACAAAGAAGAACAAACCAATTAGATAGTCAAATTTCGTTTTAGGAACCAATGTTGAATTTGAAACGTACAAATCAGTTAGTAGGAAGCCAATTAAAAAATACTGTAAATAATTAACCAAGCTTATAAAATGAACAGGATTAAAATTGAAATGGTTTATGATGGCGAATAATACAGCAGTAAGAAATATAGATAGACGTCTTATTGATAAGGATTTTATAGAAAATAGATATGCTATTAAAGGAGCTAAAATATAAAATTGAACTTCAAGTTCTAGACTCCAAGTAACAGAATTCAATTTAGACATCGTGTGAAAGATAAAATTATGCGAATAAATAATTGAAGCTAAATAGCTTTTTATACCATCACTTAAAGAAATAGTTTTAGCTGCGTAAACTGCTCCAAATAATAATATTGTCATAGTAAGAATGTATGGTGGTTCTAATCGAGATAGTCTTCTTAAAAAATAGTTTTTAAGGTTAACTGGTTTTCCATTGCATATATGAAATTTTGCAAATGGCATACCTAAGATAAAGCCACTAATAGTAAAAAAAAGGGGTACACCTAAATGTCCGTGAGAGAGTAAATGTTTTAAAAAAAAATTGTATGAAGCGTCTATTGTTTGATTTTCATATTTCTCTGTCAGAAAACCATTCAAATGATACAAAACAACGCTTGCAATTGCTATAAATCTTAATCCGTCTATCTCTGGTATAAAGCTACCTGAAGAAGTAATTCTTTTGAACGATAATTGCATTTCTATTAATTTTGGCTAAAAGTAAAAATAAATCTAGGTACATTCCTGAAATCATTCACTTTTTTAATCAAAGGTTATTAAGCATTGATGTTTTCAGGCGCACTATCCTAATAGTAAGTTAAAATATATTAATTAATCCCTAATTTGTTGATGACTGTAATGATTTTGATTAATCAAATTTTTTCAAGTTCAAACCATAGGCTAAATCTAAAGCTTTACAATTTAGATCTTGATGCAAAAAAACTAGAGTTGTTAAAGCTCTCGTTTTACGTCATTCAACCGTTTGTTTATAATTGGCATTGTAAACCATTATAAATGTAAATTTTTTTTATATGACTTATACTATATAAAATCAAAAAACCTCTTCCGTTAAGAAGAGGTTTTTGTACCCGGAGCCGGAGTCGAACCGGCACGGTTTCCCACAGGTGTTTGAGACCAGCGCGTCTACCAATTCCGCCATCCGGGCTTAGCAGACGAAAAATAAATCATTTAATGACTTATTTAACGCAATAGAATGAAGTCATAAATGGCGTCATTCCTTTAACACGGTGCAAATGTAAAAAATAAAATTAAATCAACTACTAAAAATACTTAAATTTTTCCTTTCAGTGTCCAATAAATTTTCTAAATTTGCAGCTCGTTAAAACGAAGCACACACAACTAACTACACCCGAGGCATTTATATGCATTTTGCTTTACCAAAAATTGGGAAGCCAAATAATACAAGTGCAGCGGAGCAAAAACAACAAATTATAATGTCGCACCTAGAACCAGAAGCTAAAATTTTTGCTTGTTCACAAAGTGTTTATCTTGCAGAAAAAATTGCAAAAGAGTACGGAATTCCGTTAGGAAAAGTAACGATGTCAACGTATAGTGATGGAGAATTTCAGCCATCTTACGAAGAGTCAATCAGAGGTTTACGAGTATTCATCGTATGTTCGACTTTTCCAAGTGCAGATAATCTGATGGAATTGTTGTTAATGATTGATGCTGCAAAACGCGCATCTGCAAGACATATTACAGCTGTAATGCCTTATTTTGGTTGGGCAAGACAGGATAGAAAAGACAAACCAAGAGTTCCAATTGGAGCTAAGTTAGTAGCAAACTTACTAACAGCTGCAGGAGCAACAAGAATCATGACAATGGATCTGCATGCAGACCAAATTCAAGGATTCTTTGAAAAACCAGTAGATCATTTATTTGCATCTACAATCTTTTTACCATACGTAGAAAGTTTAAAATTAGAAAATCTAACAATTGCATCTCCAGATATGGGAGGTTCAAAAAGAGCATATGCTTACTCTAAGTTTTTAGAATCAGATGTTGTAATCTGTTATAAACAAAGAAAAGCAGCCAACGTTATCGACACTATGGAGCTGATTGGTGAAGTAAAAGGACGTAACGTAATCTTAGTAGACGACATGATCGATACAGGAGGAACTTTAGCAAAAGCGGCCGACCTTATGATCGAAAAAGGAGCATTAAGTGTAAGAGCAATTTGTACACACGCTATATTATCGGGCGGTGCGTATGAGAAAATCGAAAACTCGAAATTAACCGAGTTAATCGTAACAGATTCTATTCCGTTAAAGAAAGAATCTAACAAAATAAAAGTGGTAAGCTGCGCACCTTTATTTGCTGAGGTTATGCAAATGGTTCACCACAATAATTCCATCAGTGGAAAATTTATAATGTAGAAGCAGTAGGCTGCAGGCTTTAAGCCGTAAGCTTTGTTTCTCATTTTAAAAAAGCCTAAAGCTTATTGCTTAAAGCTTACAGCAAAACAGAATATTTATTTAATAACTATATTTTTTTACAATGAAATCGATTACAATTAAAGGATCAGAAAGAGAAAGCGTGGGCAAAGTGTCAACTAAAGCCTTACGTAATGCTGGACAGGTTCCTTGCGTTTTATACGGAGGAAATCAGGCAGTACACTTCTCAGCAGACGCTGCTGCGTTCAAAAAC from Flavobacterium fluviale includes these protein-coding regions:
- a CDS encoding alpha-N-arabinofuranosidase, whose protein sequence is MKKPLLILFAIFFIQTITAQKESVIISVKNNAAAPIINRNIYGHFAEHLGRCIYGGFFVGDTSKIPNTNGVRNDIIKALKDLKIPNLRWPGGCFADTYHWKDGIGPKEQRPTIVNQWWGGVTEDNSFGTHDFLNMCELLGAEPYLSGNVGSGTVQELADWVQYTNFGGKSPMSDLRKKNGRTEPWKVKYWGIGNEAWGCGGNMTADYYANEYRKFATFMADWNNTGGITRIASGSNSSDYNWTEVLMKNIPLNMLGGVGVHHYAVIDWAKKGADIDFTEKEYFQTMQSALKMEELVTKHAAIMDKYDPEKKVAMIVDEWGGWYEVQKGTNPGFLYQQNTMRDAVLAGATLNIFNNHADRVRMANLAQCVNVLQAVILTDKAKMITTPTYHVMKMYSVHQDAKLLPIDFKSPSYNFNGETIPAVSASVSKDQNGLVHISLVNVDAVNKNKIEIDVKDLGVKNFTGTIITASKLQDYNSFENPNKIIPVAFKGFETKKGKLEITIPPFSVLVLEGK
- a CDS encoding ribulokinase; the encoded protein is MKNYVIGLDYGTDSVRAVLIDTEDGQELASNVSHYKRWKNKQYCDASINQFRQHPLDHIEGLEITIQNVVKESKVDPSLVRGICIDTTGSSPVPVTKGGTPLALTKGFEENPNAMMVLWKDHTAINEANEINELAVNWGGEDVTKYVGGIYSSEWFWAKILHIARQDEAVRNATHTWMEHCDLMTYLLIEDKDLKTFKRSRCAAGHKAMWHADWNGLPPVEFLEKLHPYLAQLRGNLYDETYTSDLAAGNLSKEWADRLGLSTETIVAVGTFDAHSGAVGAKIEENTLVRVMGTSTCDILVGSYDEVGTKTVRGICGQVDGSVIPGFIGLEAGQSAFGDLLAWYKELLMWPTEHLLGSSSLLNDTQKEQLREEFSDKLIVELTKEAEKIPVSESLPIALDWINGRRTPDANQELKSAISNLSLGTKAPHIFKALVNAICFGAKKIVDRFEEEGVKIDSVIGIGGVARKSPFIMQTLANVLNKPIKIAASDQTPALGAAIYAAVAAGIYPNVIEASQKIGSDFDGEYFPQTDKVEAYHKLLLAYEQLSSFADPNIKISQNEFSL
- a CDS encoding L-ribulose-5-phosphate 4-epimerase → MSSLYKDLKQECYEANMQLNALNLVVYTFGNVSAVDRENGVFAIKPSGVPYEDLKPEDIVIVDFDNNIIEGTMRPSSDTKTHAYLYKNWPNIGGVAHTHATYSVAWAQSQQDIPIFGTTHADHLTADIPCAPPMADSLIEGNYEHNTGIQILDCFKEKNLSYEEVEMVLIGNHGPFAWGKNAAKAVYNSKVLEVVAEMAYLTLQINPNAPRLKDSLIKKHYNRKHGKDSYYGQ
- the araA gene encoding L-arabinose isomerase, with the protein product MIDISQKEVWFVVGSQELYGEETLRKVAEHSQIIAKGLDASSSIPVKVVYKDVVKSPSQILDVCLAANSEKNCIGIIAWMHTFSPAKMWIGGLSILKKPLCHLHTQYNAEIPWGSIDMDFMNLNQSAHGDREFGFIMSRMRKKRKVVVGHWEDERVQKKLGIWSRVVLGWDELQNLKVARIGDNMREVAVTEGDKVEAQIRFGVSVNGYDSSDVTKHIEKVTEKELNDLLAVYEQSYTLTDSLKEGGAQRSSLVEAAKIELGLRAFLEEGGFGAFTDTFENLGVWKQLPGIATQRLMADGYGFGGEGDWKTAAMVRALKVMNIGLEGGTSFMEDYTYHFTPQKSYVLGSHMLEICPSIADGKPSCEVHPLGIGGKEDPARLVFNSPAGDAINVSLVDMGTRFRLIVNEVEAIKPMAELPKLPVARVLWDCKPNLDIAATAWILAGGAHHTVYSQSLTTEYMEDFADIAGIELLVIDEKTTVRDFKDKINANEAYYHLFQHGL
- a CDS encoding aldose epimerase family protein; this encodes MNVLKRCVFGLSLLSLAAVSVQCKSDKKADTEKVASDKKDSFTIEKSSYGKTAKGEQVDSYKLKNQNGMEVDIITFGGRITDLKVPNKEGVSENVVIGFNSLAQYEKENPFFGALIGRYGNRIAKGKFSLDGKEYQLAINNAPNALHGGPQGFFNVVWKADAVKSGDTASLKLSYLSKDMEEGYPGNLKVFVTYTLTNDNQLEVLYEATTDKKTVVNLTQHSYFNLSGDFTKTILDHELTLNADKLVPVDADLIPTGKLEDVAGTPFDFRKPKLIGKDINAKNEQLEKGKGYDHCWVLNNPEKGKTIIAKVYHVASGRVMEMTTDEPGIQFYSGNFLDGTLPMPNGGTFAHRTGLCLETEHYPDSPNQKNFPTTVLNPGENYKTKTTFKFSVKK
- a CDS encoding OsmC family protein translates to MKHLFKAALNWTSNKNQKEPVSRSTKSHQIKIEGKPILNVSAAKAFKGDPDLHNPEDLLLSSLVSCHMMSYLYVCSQNGIEVLEYSDNAEATLEVNPDGSGRFVEVKLKPKIIIANSDKIELALELHKKANQLCFIANSCNFPVLHEASCEV
- a CDS encoding acyltransferase family protein, whose translation is MQLSFKRITSSGSFIPEIDGLRFIAIASVVLYHLNGFLTEKYENQTIDASYNFFLKHLLSHGHLGVPLFFTISGFILGMPFAKFHICNGKPVNLKNYFLRRLSRLEPPYILTMTILLFGAVYAAKTISLSDGIKSYLASIIYSHNFIFHTMSKLNSVTWSLELEVQFYILAPLIAYLFSIKSLSIRRLSIFLTAVLFAIINHFNFNPVHFISLVNYLQYFLIGFLLTDLYVSNSTLVPKTKFDYLIGLFFFVIIWLFDNEDFKSTSQRFIWELIQLTSIFFLYYYVLFHKIFKFLSFKLITNIGGMCYSIYLLHYPIISMFGNPLLKYSFSKYTIINISIYSAILILLVMLISSIFFLLIERPCMDKNWYKKIFFKQN
- a CDS encoding ribose-phosphate pyrophosphokinase translates to MSHLEPEAKIFACSQSVYLAEKIAKEYGIPLGKVTMSTYSDGEFQPSYEESIRGLRVFIVCSTFPSADNLMELLLMIDAAKRASARHITAVMPYFGWARQDRKDKPRVPIGAKLVANLLTAAGATRIMTMDLHADQIQGFFEKPVDHLFASTIFLPYVESLKLENLTIASPDMGGSKRAYAYSKFLESDVVICYKQRKAANVIDTMELIGEVKGRNVILVDDMIDTGGTLAKAADLMIEKGALSVRAICTHAILSGGAYEKIENSKLTELIVTDSIPLKKESNKIKVVSCAPLFAEVMQMVHHNNSISGKFIM